The stretch of DNA TCAGCCTGCTCCCCGGCGGAGATGCGCCCGCTCCGACGGCGGATCTCCCGGGTGATCCTCTCCCACGGATCTTATCAGCTCACCCGCCCGCCAGCACGCGGCGGGCGGCGTCGTGCAGGCGGCCGTTGCTCGCCAGCGCGGTGCTGCAGTCGACGACCGGCGAGGCGTCGAACTGCGTGAAGCGGCCGCCGGCCTCGGGGAAGATCACCGTGTGGGCGGCGTAGTCCCAGTAGTTGGCCGTGGTGGGATCCACCATCAGCTCCGCGCGGCCGCACGCCACCAGGAAGTAGCCGTACGCGTCACCCCAGGTGCGCGCGAAGCGGGTGGCGCGCACCAGGCGATCGAACCCCGCGCGGTCCTCGTCGGTCCCCAGGTCGCGCCAGTACTCCAGGCCCGAGGTCACCATCCGCGCCTCGGCCAAGTCCTCGCACTCCGACACCCGCGCGGGGCGGCCGTTGAGCCACGCCCCAGCGCCGCGCGCCGCCACCAGCGTCTCGCCGAGCGCCGGGAGGTGGCAGCAGCCGAGCGACGGCGCCCCGTCCACCTCCAGCGCCAGGAGCACCGCGTAGAGCGGCACCCCCGAGCCGAACGAGCGCGTCCCGTCGATCGGGTCCACGATCCAGCGGCGGCCGCTCCGCGACGGCCTCTCCTCGTCCTCCTCGCCCACGATGCCGTCCTCGGGGAACGCCTCGGCCACCGACGCGCGCACGTACGCCTCCGCCGCCAGGTCCGCCGCCGTCACCTCGCTGCCGTCGGGCTTCCTCTGCACCGCCACGGTGCCGAAGTGGCCCACCGTGATCTCGCCCGCGCCGGCCACCGTGCGCACGGCGAAGTCCATCAGCTCGTCCCAGTCGTTCATTCGCC from Longimicrobium sp. encodes:
- a CDS encoding inositol monophosphatase family protein; translated protein: MNDWDELMDFAVRTVAGAGEITVGHFGTVAVQRKPDGSEVTAADLAAEAYVRASVAEAFPEDGIVGEEDEERPSRSGRRWIVDPIDGTRSFGSGVPLYAVLLALEVDGAPSLGCCHLPALGETLVAARGAGAWLNGRPARVSECEDLAEARMVTSGLEYWRDLGTDEDRAGFDRLVRATRFARTWGDAYGYFLVACGRAELMVDPTTANYWDYAAHTVIFPEAGGRFTQFDASPVVDCSTALASNGRLHDAARRVLAGG